Proteins from a single region of Fodinibius sp. Rm-B-1B1-1:
- a CDS encoding glycosyltransferase family 2 protein, whose amino-acid sequence MPFFSIIIVSWNALHHLKNYLPSVVGTTYPHFEIILADNASTDGSKKWVKKHYPNVKIAELDKNYGYCGGNNRAVPYAKGDILLFLNNDVRVEPSWLDGLANCFQKYRDVAAAQPKMLWDSDPQYFEYAGAAGGFLDRFGYPFCRGRIFDTLEKDEEQYDFDSDILWASGAALAVRKEQFIEAGMFDEDFEFHMEEIDLCWHLWNLGYKVRYCPESTVHHLGGGSLPMDSPRKLYYNYRNNLRMIWKNGSPHSLSWQFIGRYLLDIAAAAKTLFEGDGDSCKAICRAHLDFWKGFHNTYQKRHKRLQQRTVTDNPATMLPKSIAVEYFLKGKQKFTEIFGV is encoded by the coding sequence ATGCCCTTTTTTAGTATCATTATTGTCTCATGGAACGCCCTGCATCATCTAAAAAATTATTTGCCGAGCGTAGTCGGAACAACCTATCCCCATTTTGAAATTATTTTAGCAGATAATGCCTCTACAGACGGTTCCAAGAAATGGGTAAAAAAACATTATCCCAACGTAAAAATTGCCGAGCTGGATAAAAACTACGGTTACTGTGGCGGCAATAACCGGGCTGTGCCCTATGCAAAGGGTGATATTCTCCTTTTTTTAAATAATGATGTGCGCGTGGAACCAAGCTGGCTTGATGGACTGGCAAATTGCTTTCAGAAATATCGCGATGTTGCTGCAGCCCAGCCAAAAATGCTCTGGGATTCTGATCCTCAATATTTTGAATATGCCGGTGCTGCAGGCGGATTTTTGGATCGTTTTGGCTATCCCTTTTGCCGAGGACGCATTTTTGATACACTCGAAAAAGATGAAGAACAGTATGATTTTGATTCAGATATTCTCTGGGCCAGTGGTGCAGCATTAGCGGTTCGAAAAGAGCAGTTTATCGAGGCTGGTATGTTTGATGAAGACTTCGAATTCCATATGGAAGAAATTGACCTCTGCTGGCATCTCTGGAACCTGGGATACAAGGTACGCTATTGCCCTGAAAGCACTGTCCATCATCTCGGGGGCGGCTCATTACCAATGGATTCTCCCCGTAAGCTCTATTATAACTATCGCAATAACCTACGCATGATCTGGAAAAATGGAAGTCCTCATTCGTTGTCCTGGCAATTTATTGGGCGCTACCTGCTCGACATCGCTGCAGCTGCCAAAACACTTTTCGAAGGCGATGGGGACTCGTGCAAAGCCATATGTCGAGCCCATCTTGATTTTTGGAAAGGATTTCACAACACCTACCAGAAACGGCATAAGCGACTACAACAGCGGACTGTTACTGATAACCCTGCGACGATGCTCCCAAAATCCATCGCCGTAGAATACTTCCTCAAGGGAAAACAGAAATTTACTGAGATATTTGGAGTATGA
- a CDS encoding DUF1684 domain-containing protein: protein MNFIRTILSPIIGIFVLAFIVLSCNFEPNPSSEYVKEVNDWHQKRINNLKGPEDWLKLAGLFEIHEGTHTFGSDSTNDIIFPSKAAPEIGTITKNDTIVTVEINDDVTVTQQQDTVTKITMTPGNARSGTVLAHQSFRWYLLDRRGMHYIRLVDEKHPNIRNFDGIERFPIKPTWKIKAQFNAFDEPRSIIVPDVLNEGMPDTLYGMLEFTIDGKEYSLAPLNHPEKDDKFFIIYGDKTNGETTYGGGKYIYIPTPNEDGITYLDFNKSYNPPCVFTEFATCPLPPAQNRLPIAIPAGEKMFENAQSY, encoded by the coding sequence ATGAATTTTATTCGAACGATATTGTCCCCAATTATCGGAATATTTGTTCTGGCATTTATTGTTCTGTCCTGTAATTTTGAACCAAATCCTTCTTCCGAGTACGTAAAAGAAGTTAATGACTGGCACCAGAAACGAATCAATAATCTTAAAGGCCCCGAAGATTGGCTAAAGCTGGCAGGATTATTCGAGATTCACGAGGGAACTCATACCTTTGGTTCCGACTCTACCAATGATATTATCTTTCCTTCCAAAGCGGCTCCTGAAATTGGGACAATTACAAAAAATGACACAATTGTTACTGTAGAAATAAATGATGATGTTACCGTCACCCAGCAACAGGATACCGTTACTAAGATAACAATGACACCTGGTAATGCTCGTTCAGGCACGGTATTAGCACATCAATCATTTCGCTGGTACCTCCTTGACCGACGAGGCATGCATTACATCCGGCTTGTGGATGAGAAACATCCTAATATTAGAAATTTTGATGGAATTGAACGCTTTCCAATAAAGCCAACATGGAAGATCAAGGCTCAATTTAATGCTTTTGATGAGCCTCGTTCCATTATCGTTCCCGATGTATTAAACGAAGGGATGCCAGATACCCTTTATGGCATGCTTGAATTTACGATTGATGGCAAAGAATACAGCCTGGCTCCACTCAATCATCCCGAAAAAGACGATAAGTTTTTCATCATCTATGGGGATAAAACAAATGGCGAAACGACCTATGGAGGTGGCAAGTACATCTATATCCCCACACCAAATGAAGACGGTATAACGTATCTCGATTTCAACAAATCCTATAATCCACCGTGTGTGTTCACCGAATTTGCCACCTGTCCCCTGCCGCCGGCACAGAACCGTTTACCAATAGCCATTCCTGCGGGAGAAAAAATGTTTGAAAACGCTCAAAGCTATTAA
- a CDS encoding class I SAM-dependent methyltransferase produces the protein MSEKRFSKQADLYAKYRPTYPEEMYQYIFKHLNDQRAAWDCATGSGQVAGYLSDYFDKVWANDISEEQLQFAPQKENITYLNTPAETSGLPKNTFNLITIAQAIHWLDFKAFYKEVRRTARENALLAVIGYGMIRISNELNPIIDQLYEHAFGQYFNENRTYLDQRYQTIPFPFDEIKTPKFSRTYKWTIDQLAGYFNSWSAVQKIKSEHDYNPVDKTIAQLKSQLTNMEAINVTFPIFMRLGRIH, from the coding sequence ATGTCGGAAAAACGATTCTCCAAACAGGCTGATCTCTATGCAAAGTATCGTCCCACCTACCCGGAGGAGATGTACCAATACATTTTTAAGCATCTTAACGACCAACGGGCTGCCTGGGACTGTGCTACCGGCTCCGGACAAGTGGCTGGTTACTTATCTGATTATTTTGATAAGGTTTGGGCAAATGACATAAGTGAAGAACAGCTCCAGTTTGCTCCCCAAAAAGAAAATATCACCTATTTAAATACACCTGCTGAAACGTCTGGATTGCCCAAGAATACGTTTAATCTGATCACCATTGCCCAAGCTATCCACTGGCTCGACTTTAAAGCCTTTTATAAAGAAGTCCGTAGAACTGCTCGCGAAAACGCTCTTTTAGCAGTTATTGGTTATGGGATGATTCGCATTTCGAATGAGCTTAATCCCATTATTGACCAATTATACGAGCATGCATTCGGGCAATATTTTAACGAAAACAGAACGTATCTCGACCAGCGATACCAAACAATTCCCTTCCCTTTCGATGAGATTAAAACGCCAAAATTTTCCAGAACCTATAAATGGACTATTGATCAGTTAGCAGGCTACTTCAACAGCTGGTCTGCCGTTCAAAAAATTAAATCTGAGCACGACTATAATCCAGTTGATAAAACTATTGCACAATTAAAGTCACAATTAACTAATATGGAAGCCATTAATGTAACATTTCCCATTTTTATGCGGTTGGGTCGAATCCACTAA
- the nfo gene encoding deoxyribonuclease IV — translation MKYVGAHVSAAGGVENVPKRAHDIGAKAFALFTKNQRRWEGPPLTKENIEGFKEACAEFGYTMDQVMPHDSYLINLGHPEEKQLQKSRNAFLDELQRCEQLGIRLLNFHPGNHLDKMSVEDCLDRNAESLNWALDKTSGVTAVIENTAGQGTSVGFRFEYLARIIDGVEDKSRVGVCIDTCHAFAAGYDLSTEEGFRQMVDEFESMIGIEYLKGIHLNDSQKPLGSRLDRHDNIGEGKIGLKGFELLMNDPRFDDIPMILETPNTERWPQEIAMLYDMID, via the coding sequence ATGAAATATGTTGGAGCGCATGTTAGTGCTGCCGGTGGCGTTGAAAATGTACCAAAGCGTGCTCATGATATAGGAGCTAAAGCATTTGCTTTGTTTACGAAGAATCAGCGCCGGTGGGAAGGTCCACCACTTACCAAAGAGAATATTGAGGGATTTAAGGAAGCCTGCGCAGAATTTGGTTACACGATGGATCAGGTAATGCCACATGACAGCTATTTGATCAATCTTGGCCACCCAGAAGAAAAACAGTTGCAGAAGTCACGTAATGCTTTTCTGGATGAGCTGCAGCGGTGTGAGCAGTTAGGAATAAGGTTGCTTAATTTTCATCCGGGTAACCACTTAGATAAAATGAGTGTAGAAGATTGCCTGGATCGTAATGCAGAATCATTAAATTGGGCATTGGATAAAACCAGCGGGGTCACCGCTGTTATTGAAAATACGGCGGGTCAGGGGACCAGCGTGGGGTTTAGGTTTGAATACCTTGCTCGAATTATTGATGGCGTTGAAGATAAAAGTCGGGTTGGCGTATGTATTGATACATGCCATGCTTTTGCAGCTGGCTATGATCTCTCAACGGAAGAGGGATTTAGGCAGATGGTTGATGAATTTGAGAGCATGATTGGGATTGAATATCTGAAGGGAATACATCTAAACGATTCTCAAAAACCGTTGGGTAGTCGTTTAGATCGCCATGACAATATCGGTGAAGGAAAAATTGGTTTAAAAGGATTTGAACTGCTGATGAATGATCCGCGATTTGATGACATTCCAATGATTCTTGAAACGCCCAATACTGAACGATGGCCCCAAGAGATTGCAATGCTTTATGATATGATAGATTAG
- a CDS encoding DUF1761 domain-containing protein, producing MDFSSINLLAVLVATLSTFLVGWLWYGPLFGKAWMAAVGFTEEDLQEGNMAKIFGLAFIFEFIMAFNLAMFLTGSPEAAETMTATTGAFYGFLTGFGWIFFALAVNSLYERKSWKYIFINGGYWTIAFTIMGLILGAWT from the coding sequence ATGGACTTTTCAAGTATTAATTTATTGGCAGTACTGGTCGCAACACTATCAACATTTTTGGTCGGTTGGCTTTGGTATGGACCATTATTTGGCAAGGCGTGGATGGCTGCCGTAGGGTTTACAGAAGAGGATCTGCAAGAGGGAAATATGGCTAAGATTTTCGGGTTAGCTTTTATTTTTGAATTCATCATGGCCTTTAACCTGGCCATGTTTTTAACTGGGTCGCCGGAGGCAGCTGAAACAATGACAGCCACAACGGGAGCCTTTTATGGTTTTTTGACTGGATTTGGATGGATATTCTTTGCTCTTGCAGTAAATAGTTTATATGAGAGGAAATCGTGGAAATATATTTTCATAAACGGGGGATATTGGACGATTGCTTTTACAATAATGGGACTAATTTTAGGAGCTTGGACATAA
- a CDS encoding chemotaxis protein CheB — translation MEPITVLIIDNDILVRRAITTILQKHQEFRVFWSDGECEDVVTCTKEKQPDIVLLSIQSIEGNGLDKLQRLKSAFAQLPIVVLSPRDEEGAQAAITSLRLGAIDFITKPETENLILFAERHLEKRLQPLLKAIRKIGTYDNLNKGILESYIHPQKSFEDLHSGSLEDQSIEITVMGGCTGGVQSLFNMLGNLPVDLDFPIVIVQHLPRVFTKYLTTNLDRACAISVQEMEDGAQLLPGSVYIAPGGYQCEVSKSGLNKYVATVYRGAREHSMRPSIDVLFRSAARAGGSKVMGVLLSGCGRDGLAGMEAIHKQGGQVIVEDPRTAIAPILPLKAMMKGIVKAYYPSEDIARALTSLSVSSSGKKAEEDTKQATNFIF, via the coding sequence ATGGAGCCAATTACTGTTCTTATCATTGATAACGATATCTTAGTTAGAAGGGCAATTACCACCATTTTACAAAAGCATCAAGAGTTCCGCGTGTTTTGGTCAGATGGTGAATGTGAGGATGTCGTGACATGCACTAAAGAAAAACAGCCCGATATTGTTTTGCTGAGTATCCAGAGTATTGAAGGGAATGGACTTGACAAATTGCAGCGATTGAAATCGGCATTTGCACAGTTGCCAATAGTGGTGTTAAGTCCCCGTGATGAAGAGGGGGCACAGGCCGCGATCACCTCATTAAGACTTGGTGCTATTGACTTTATCACAAAGCCAGAAACGGAAAATCTAATTTTGTTTGCTGAACGACATCTCGAAAAGCGACTTCAGCCGTTGTTAAAAGCCATCCGTAAAATTGGAACCTATGATAATTTGAATAAAGGCATTTTGGAGTCATATATCCATCCACAAAAAAGTTTTGAAGATCTTCATAGTGGTTCTTTAGAAGATCAGTCAATTGAAATAACAGTGATGGGAGGTTGTACAGGAGGTGTGCAATCACTGTTTAACATGTTGGGTAACTTACCTGTTGATTTGGATTTTCCCATTGTAATAGTCCAGCATTTGCCCCGGGTATTTACCAAATATTTAACAACAAATCTTGATAGAGCTTGTGCTATTTCGGTGCAGGAGATGGAGGATGGAGCGCAGCTGTTACCAGGATCTGTATATATTGCGCCCGGAGGATATCAGTGTGAGGTGTCAAAGTCTGGCCTCAACAAATATGTAGCAACAGTGTATCGTGGAGCCAGAGAACATAGTATGCGTCCCTCTATCGATGTGCTTTTTCGATCTGCGGCACGTGCAGGAGGTAGCAAGGTGATGGGAGTGTTGCTGAGTGGATGCGGTAGAGACGGCCTGGCGGGTATGGAGGCAATCCACAAGCAGGGTGGACAAGTGATTGTGGAGGATCCGAGAACAGCTATTGCTCCCATCCTACCACTAAAGGCTATGATGAAAGGAATTGTTAAGGCCTATTATCCATCCGAAGATATCGCCCGGGCGTTGACAAGCTTATCTGTATCATCATCAGGTAAAAAAGCGGAAGAGGACACAAAACAGGCGACCAACTTTATTTTTTAG